Proteins encoded by one window of Salvia splendens isolate huo1 chromosome 7, SspV2, whole genome shotgun sequence:
- the LOC121810284 gene encoding uncharacterized protein LOC121810284 produces the protein MSRLPINHRILTCDGRESDFSGETTINLSDDTVFQFLSEECEGLSNIFDDYADDDEKENQNENENPGPEDDSFWETQHQLLQSTICRTSSLESKIRNITKEAVKEACGVCVCGRAADGCRNCLMAEMCRRLQNSGYNSAICKSKWKSSPDIPSGEHTFLDVIEGSNSKKEVRVIIELNFRGQFEMARANEEYNKMVKKLPEIFVGKMERLMAVLKIVCGAAKRCMKEKKMHLAPWRKHRYMQAKWLRTCERLASSQTFSSGYSGRPARPGRSLLTVDLMMENLQRPVVAVV, from the exons ATGTCGAGACTTCCTATAAACCACAGGATTTTGACTTGCGACGGCCGGGAATCTGATTTTTCCGGCGAAACCACCATTAATTTATCCGACGACACCGTTTTCCAGTTCCTGAGTGAAGAATGCGAGGGGCTGAGTAACATTTTTGACGATTATGCAGACGATGATGAGAAAGAGAATCAAAACGAAAACGAAAATCCAGGCCCGGAAGACGACAGCTTTTGGGAAACTCAACATCAATTATTGCAA TCTACCATATGCAGAACGAGCTCTTTGGAATCAAAAATCCGAAACATCACCAAAGAAGCAGTTAAAGAAGCTTGCGGCGTTTGCGTATGCGGCAGAGCTGCCGACGGTTGCCGGAACTGTCTAATGGCGGAGATGTGCCGCCGCCTCCAGAATTCGGGGTACAATAGTGCAATTTGCAAATCCAAATGGAAGAGCTCACCCGATATTCCTTCAG GGGAGCACACGTTTTTGGATGTGATAGAGGGGTCGAATTCGAAGAAAGAAGTGAGGGTGATAATCGAGTTGAATTTCAGAGGGCAATTCGAGATGGCCCGAGCAAACGAGGAGTACAACAAAATGGTGAAGAAGCTGCCGGAGATATTCGTGGGGAAGATGGAGAGGCTGATGGCAGTGCTGAAGATCGTGTGCGGGGCAGCCAAGAGGTGcatgaaggagaagaagatgcACTTGGCTCCGTGGAGAAAGCATCGATATATGCAAGCCAAGTGGCTCAGGACTTGCGAGCGCTTGGCGTCTTCGCAAACTTTCTCCTCGGGTTATTCTGGCCGCCCGGCCCGGCCCGGGAGATCGTTGCTGACCGTTGACTTGATGATGGAGAATCTGCAGAGACCGGTTGTTGCAGTCGTATGA